One Kitasatospora sp. NBC_01287 DNA window includes the following coding sequences:
- a CDS encoding TetR/AcrR family transcriptional regulator C-terminal domain-containing protein has translation MTSTPPAPSTPPGPPPANKPGRPAVLSHDAIVGAAVALIDAEGLEALTMRRLGAELDVRAMSLYRHLPNRDAVLAAVVNRLAASTEVEVDPGAQWPEALHRLAHAYRRTLLAHPHAVVLLATYPVDAEVGQAMVAEVLARFDAAGITVEQALTAVQSVGVFVLGHALAQVGTPPGAEQGGPVASAGFYEEWFAAGLDAMVLGFRQRLGSR, from the coding sequence ATGACCAGCACTCCGCCTGCCCCGTCGACGCCCCCGGGCCCGCCGCCCGCCAACAAGCCGGGGCGGCCGGCCGTGCTCAGCCACGACGCGATCGTCGGCGCGGCGGTGGCCCTGATCGACGCCGAGGGGCTGGAGGCGCTGACCATGCGCCGCCTCGGCGCGGAACTCGACGTCAGGGCGATGTCGCTCTACCGGCACCTGCCCAACCGCGACGCGGTGCTGGCCGCCGTCGTCAACCGGCTCGCCGCCTCGACCGAGGTCGAGGTCGATCCGGGCGCACAGTGGCCCGAGGCGCTGCACCGGCTCGCCCACGCCTACCGGCGCACGCTGCTCGCCCATCCGCACGCCGTGGTCCTGCTGGCCACCTACCCGGTGGACGCGGAGGTCGGGCAGGCGATGGTCGCCGAGGTGCTCGCCCGCTTCGACGCCGCCGGGATCACGGTGGAGCAGGCGCTGACGGCCGTCCAGTCGGTCGGCGTCTTCGTGCTGGGCCACGCGCTGGCCCAGGTCGGCACGCCACCCGGCGCCGAACAGGGCGGCCCGGTGGCCTCGGCCGGGTTCTACGAGGAGTGGTTCGCCGCCGGCCTCGACGCGATGGTGCTGGGGTTCCGGCAGCGGCTCGGCAGCCGGTAG
- a CDS encoding class I SAM-dependent methyltransferase, whose translation MGDQASRVAERALSYGSVAEVYDQARPGYPPELFAHLAERVPGRRVLEVGAGTGKATLGLLAQGFSVTCVEPVAEMAAVLARRTEGEPGARIHLGTFESFAAPAGPGAFDALLSAQAWHWTDPATRLDRAAALLRPGGFLGLFWNSGALREQRAFAALEALYDDFGLVGDDRPGEPIGSTEAVAAVQDPNTWPADEIAAHPAFDYLGTSLFPWHQEFTAAGFADFLSSTSPYQVLEPAFRERLLAEVTAMVRERFADRITLDWSTQSYDARRAA comes from the coding sequence ATGGGGGACCAGGCGTCGCGGGTCGCGGAGCGCGCGCTGTCGTACGGAAGCGTCGCGGAGGTCTACGACCAGGCGCGGCCCGGGTATCCGCCGGAGCTGTTCGCGCACCTGGCCGAGCGGGTGCCCGGTCGGCGGGTGCTGGAGGTCGGGGCCGGGACGGGCAAGGCCACCCTCGGCCTGCTCGCCCAGGGCTTCAGTGTCACCTGCGTCGAGCCGGTGGCCGAGATGGCGGCGGTCCTGGCGCGACGCACCGAGGGCGAGCCGGGTGCGCGGATCCACCTCGGCACCTTCGAGTCCTTCGCGGCACCCGCCGGGCCCGGCGCCTTCGACGCGCTGCTCAGCGCGCAGGCCTGGCACTGGACCGACCCCGCCACCCGGCTGGACCGGGCGGCCGCGCTGCTGCGGCCCGGCGGCTTCCTCGGGCTCTTCTGGAACAGCGGCGCGCTCCGGGAGCAGCGGGCCTTCGCGGCCCTTGAGGCGCTCTACGACGACTTCGGCCTCGTCGGCGACGACCGCCCGGGCGAGCCGATCGGCAGCACCGAGGCGGTCGCGGCGGTCCAGGACCCGAACACCTGGCCCGCCGACGAGATCGCCGCGCACCCGGCCTTCGACTACCTCGGGACCAGCCTCTTCCCGTGGCACCAGGAGTTCACGGCGGCCGGGTTCGCCGATTTCCTGTCGAGCACCTCGCCCTACCAGGTGCTCGAACCGGCCTTCCGCGAGCGCCTGCTCGCCGAGGTCACGGCGATGGTCCGCGAGCGCTTCGCGGACCGGATCACCCTCGACTGGTCGACCCAGAGCTACGACGCCCGCCGGGCCGCCTGA
- a CDS encoding phosphotriesterase: MPHVQTVLGPVEPERLGRVLSHEHLLCLTPGPGLGQDPVDTAVAALRGLTAYGIDTVVDLSPYGDAGRDADGANTVLLREIARRSGLHVIAGTATYRADFSPAWVRAAGVAELTRRFVADATEGIGAGRWDEAGEGAGEGEGRVRAGILGEQPTGLGEVTAHEERGLRAAARAHHATGLAVSTHTTHGTMALEQIAILDQEGVPRERVVIGHLDNHPDLDHVRRVLDTGVNIAFDSIGKQFWDLRTPRPPDTAPDGEYPKRALRHSDLTRADRLARLVAEGHAGQVLLSMDLTGGQAWANPATHGRWGYRYLPAVFTGLLAERGVDEARLEEMLRTNPVRLLTIDRSS; the protein is encoded by the coding sequence GTGCCACATGTGCAGACCGTCCTCGGGCCGGTCGAACCCGAGCGGCTCGGCCGGGTGCTCTCGCACGAGCACCTGCTCTGCCTGACGCCCGGCCCCGGGCTCGGGCAGGATCCGGTGGACACGGCGGTGGCGGCGCTGCGCGGCCTCACGGCGTACGGCATCGACACGGTGGTCGACCTCAGCCCGTACGGGGACGCCGGACGGGACGCGGACGGGGCCAACACCGTACTGCTGCGCGAGATCGCGCGGCGCAGCGGGCTGCACGTCATCGCCGGGACGGCGACCTACCGGGCGGACTTCAGCCCGGCGTGGGTGCGGGCCGCCGGGGTCGCGGAGCTCACCCGGCGCTTCGTCGCGGACGCGACGGAGGGCATCGGCGCGGGGCGCTGGGACGAGGCCGGGGAGGGTGCCGGGGAGGGCGAGGGCCGGGTCCGGGCGGGCATCCTCGGGGAGCAGCCGACCGGGCTCGGCGAGGTGACCGCGCACGAGGAGCGGGGGTTGCGGGCGGCCGCGCGGGCGCACCACGCGACCGGACTGGCCGTGAGCACCCACACGACGCACGGCACCATGGCCCTGGAGCAGATCGCGATCCTCGACCAGGAGGGCGTGCCCCGTGAGCGGGTGGTGATCGGGCACCTGGACAACCACCCGGACCTCGACCACGTCCGGCGGGTGCTGGACACCGGGGTGAACATCGCCTTCGACTCGATCGGCAAGCAGTTCTGGGACCTGCGCACGCCGCGACCCCCGGACACCGCACCGGACGGCGAGTACCCGAAGCGGGCGCTGCGGCACTCCGACCTCACCCGGGCGGACCGACTGGCCCGTCTGGTGGCCGAGGGCCACGCCGGGCAGGTGCTGCTCTCGATGGACCTGACCGGCGGCCAGGCGTGGGCGAACCCCGCGACGCACGGCCGGTGGGGGTACCGCTACCTGCCGGCTGTCTTCACCGGGCTGCTCGCCGAGCGCGGCGTGGATGAAGCGCGGCTCGAAGAGATGCTGCGGACCAATCCGGTCCGACTGCTCACCATCGACCGGAGCTCCTGA
- a CDS encoding DUF2254 domain-containing protein — translation MGEVIHGVHLESHWRREALRTNLWLVPTLEVLLALGLFFGTWSLDRAAYRGAITLPSWVISGTADAARQILASIAAALITVVGVVFSIMIVTLTLASTQFGPRMLRTFIRDRTTQLTLGTFVGTFVFAMLALISIGPASHGDFVPHLSITVCMVLVLVDLAVLIHFIHHIATSIQLPRVIASIAADLSAAIEAGAGEPEWEGGTERGPSAEELTDRLDTAGAAVPAPASGYLQFVRHRTLVRIATELDAVIRLDHRPGHFLVQGHQLATVWPPEAADAAARSFARAHLTGSSRTLTQDIAFAVDQLVEIAIRALSTAVNDTFTALTCIDWLGEGLCRIAADWHPNPVHRDAEGRIRLIAAPVSYERLVQRAFEKIRQAAHGMPAVLIRQLDALAEIMVGTTGEEQCAVLLDQAAMIDRLSAETVTEAADREDVHRRYLAVLAAHASRAER, via the coding sequence GTGGGTGAGGTGATCCACGGGGTCCACCTGGAGTCGCACTGGCGCAGGGAGGCGCTGCGGACCAATCTGTGGCTGGTGCCGACCCTCGAAGTCCTGCTCGCCCTCGGGCTCTTCTTCGGCACCTGGTCGCTGGACCGCGCCGCCTACCGCGGCGCGATCACCCTGCCGTCCTGGGTGATCAGCGGCACCGCCGACGCGGCCCGGCAGATTCTGGCGTCGATCGCGGCGGCGCTGATCACCGTCGTCGGCGTGGTCTTCTCGATCATGATCGTGACGCTGACGCTGGCCTCCACCCAGTTCGGGCCGCGGATGCTGCGCACCTTCATCCGGGACCGCACCACGCAGTTGACCCTGGGCACCTTCGTGGGGACCTTCGTCTTCGCGATGCTCGCGCTGATCTCGATCGGCCCGGCCTCGCACGGCGACTTCGTCCCGCACCTGTCGATCACCGTCTGCATGGTGCTGGTCCTGGTGGACCTCGCGGTGCTGATCCACTTCATCCACCACATCGCCACCTCGATCCAGCTGCCGCGCGTGATCGCCTCGATCGCCGCCGACCTCTCGGCCGCCATCGAGGCCGGCGCGGGGGAGCCGGAGTGGGAGGGCGGGACCGAGCGCGGCCCCTCGGCCGAGGAGCTGACCGACCGGCTCGACACCGCGGGTGCCGCTGTCCCCGCGCCGGCCAGCGGCTACCTGCAGTTCGTCCGGCACCGCACGCTGGTGCGGATCGCCACCGAGCTGGACGCGGTGATCCGGCTCGACCACCGCCCGGGCCACTTCCTGGTCCAGGGACACCAACTGGCCACCGTCTGGCCGCCCGAGGCCGCCGACGCGGCGGCCCGCAGCTTCGCCCGGGCCCACCTCACCGGCTCCTCCCGCACCCTCACCCAGGACATCGCCTTCGCCGTCGACCAGTTGGTGGAGATCGCGATCCGAGCCCTGTCCACCGCGGTCAACGACACCTTCACCGCGCTGACCTGCATCGACTGGCTGGGTGAGGGGCTGTGCCGGATCGCCGCCGACTGGCACCCCAACCCCGTGCACCGCGATGCAGAGGGCCGGATCCGGCTGATCGCCGCGCCGGTGAGCTACGAGCGGCTGGTGCAGCGCGCCTTCGAGAAGATCCGCCAGGCGGCGCACGGGATGCCCGCGGTGCTGATCCGCCAACTCGACGCGCTCGCCGAGATCATGGTCGGGACCACCGGCGAGGAGCAGTGCGCCGTGCTGCTCGACCAGGCGGCGATGATCGACCGGTTGAGCGCCGAGACCGTGACCGAGGCGGCCGACCGCGAGGACGTGCACCGCCGCTACCTGGCCGTGCTCGCGGCCCACGCGAGCCGGGCCGAACGCTGA
- a CDS encoding LysR family transcriptional regulator has translation MFDVRQLQVLAEVARTGTYTAAADALGYSQPAVSYQMRTLERTVGAALVTRSGRGVRLTQVGLALARHAETVLAALRTAQDEVGALTAGGGGQVRLAAMQSGCVALVPAALGALRRSHPELEVVVTQTECPDSHRLVLAGEVELAMMCDHELDRTDGPGLLPDPRLLRLPLLTDRRCVLLPADHPLAAAPTVALGELAGERWVLESGRERFLAACQEAGFVPKVAATSDDQLTIHCLVANRIGVAIMNELGVGAHTDPRVVARPLRGWPTRRIFALLWPDMVRVAPVAALLDALRASADAHGGTPGLIRTGV, from the coding sequence GTGTTCGATGTGCGTCAACTGCAAGTGCTCGCCGAAGTCGCCCGTACCGGCACCTACACGGCTGCCGCCGACGCGCTCGGCTACAGTCAGCCCGCCGTCAGCTACCAGATGCGGACGCTGGAGCGGACCGTCGGCGCCGCCCTGGTGACCAGGAGCGGGCGCGGCGTGCGGCTCACCCAGGTCGGACTGGCCCTGGCCCGGCACGCCGAGACGGTGCTCGCCGCACTGCGCACCGCCCAGGACGAGGTCGGCGCGCTCACCGCCGGGGGCGGCGGCCAGGTCCGGCTGGCCGCTATGCAGAGCGGCTGCGTGGCGCTGGTGCCGGCCGCGCTGGGCGCGTTGCGGCGCAGCCACCCCGAGCTGGAGGTGGTCGTCACCCAGACCGAGTGCCCCGACTCGCACCGGCTGGTGCTGGCAGGCGAGGTGGAGCTGGCCATGATGTGCGACCACGAACTCGACCGGACCGACGGGCCGGGCCTGCTGCCCGACCCTCGGCTGCTGCGACTGCCGCTGCTCACCGACCGGCGCTGCGTGCTGCTGCCCGCGGACCACCCGCTGGCCGCCGCGCCCACCGTGGCGCTGGGCGAACTCGCGGGCGAGCGCTGGGTGCTGGAGAGCGGCCGGGAGCGGTTCCTGGCCGCCTGCCAGGAAGCCGGCTTCGTCCCGAAGGTCGCCGCCACCTCCGACGACCAGCTGACCATCCACTGCCTGGTGGCCAACCGGATCGGCGTGGCGATCATGAACGAACTGGGCGTCGGCGCCCACACCGACCCCCGGGTGGTGGCCCGCCCGCTGCGGGGCTGGCCGACCCGCCGGATCTTCGCCCTGCTCTGGCCCGACATGGTCCGGGTCGCCCCGGTGGCCGCGCTGCTCGACGCGCTGCGCGCGAGCGCCGACGCCCACGGTGGCACGCCGGGCTTGATCCGGACCGGGGTCTGA
- a CDS encoding amino acid ABC transporter ATP-binding protein, translating to MSQADRSALVRLEKVNKSFGEQRVLRDIDLDVHSGEVVVLLGASGSGKSTLCRCVNRLETIDSGTISVDGVPLPAEGRELARLRAQVGMVFQSFNLFGHLSVLENLTLAPVRVAGVARPQAEARARELLERVGLADKAGAYPAQLSGGQQQRVAIARALAMGPRLLLFDEPTSALDPEMIKEVLDVMVELAAEGMTMLVVTHEMGFARRAADRVVFLDQGRILETGTPEEFFEAPRTERARDFLSKILHH from the coding sequence ATGAGCCAAGCCGACAGGTCTGCCCTGGTCCGCCTGGAGAAGGTCAACAAGTCCTTCGGCGAGCAGCGGGTGCTGCGCGACATCGACCTGGATGTGCACAGCGGTGAGGTCGTGGTGCTGCTCGGCGCCTCCGGATCGGGCAAGTCGACTCTCTGCCGGTGCGTCAACCGGCTGGAGACGATCGACTCCGGGACGATCAGCGTGGACGGCGTGCCGCTACCCGCCGAGGGACGCGAACTGGCCAGGCTGCGCGCCCAGGTGGGGATGGTCTTCCAGTCCTTCAACCTGTTCGGGCACCTGAGCGTGCTGGAGAACCTCACGCTCGCGCCGGTCCGGGTGGCCGGGGTGGCACGGCCGCAGGCCGAGGCCAGGGCGCGCGAGCTGCTCGAACGGGTCGGGCTCGCCGACAAGGCCGGTGCCTACCCGGCCCAGCTCTCCGGCGGCCAGCAGCAGCGGGTGGCGATCGCCCGGGCGCTGGCCATGGGTCCGCGGCTGCTGCTCTTCGACGAGCCGACCTCGGCGCTCGACCCGGAGATGATCAAAGAGGTGCTCGACGTGATGGTCGAGCTGGCCGCCGAGGGGATGACCATGCTCGTGGTGACCCACGAGATGGGCTTCGCCCGCCGGGCCGCCGACCGAGTCGTCTTCCTGGACCAGGGCCGGATCCTGGAGACCGGCACGCCCGAGGAGTTCTTCGAGGCGCCGCGCACCGAGCGGGCCCGCGACTTCCTGTCCAAGATCCTGCACCACTGA
- a CDS encoding glutamate ABC transporter substrate-binding protein, protein MHVRSRLSLTGAALAAACAISLTACGSSATLPTPKSSGGAAAPTFQQVLDAGPVAPASAIPDGSLMAKIKARGTLNVGGTDTSALFSLKDPVSGKLTGFDAGLAQLLAKYITGKAGENLVLVTADTRETLLQNGTVDTVFATYTITPARAQKVAFAGPYYSSGDAILVAKDNTSITKVDDLAGKTVCTESSSTAANDLKQYAPTAKVILFQTNAECQQAVEQGRADAYVLDQALLLGDQYRDPKVKVVGQPFTSEPYGIGVPLASPEMKAFVNDWLKQIQADGEWAKLWQATIGSVLSGSAPTPPVIGSVQGS, encoded by the coding sequence GTGCACGTGAGGTCACGCCTCTCCCTGACCGGTGCCGCGCTCGCCGCGGCCTGCGCCATCTCCCTGACCGCGTGCGGCAGTTCGGCCACGCTGCCGACGCCCAAGAGCAGCGGCGGCGCGGCCGCGCCGACCTTCCAGCAGGTGCTCGACGCCGGCCCGGTGGCCCCCGCCTCGGCCATCCCGGACGGGAGCCTGATGGCGAAGATCAAGGCCCGCGGCACGCTGAACGTCGGCGGCACCGACACCTCGGCGCTCTTCTCGCTCAAGGACCCGGTCAGCGGCAAGCTCACCGGCTTCGACGCCGGGCTCGCCCAGTTGCTCGCCAAGTACATCACCGGCAAGGCCGGCGAGAACCTGGTGCTGGTCACCGCGGACACCCGCGAGACGCTGCTGCAGAACGGCACCGTCGACACCGTCTTCGCGACCTACACGATCACCCCGGCCCGGGCGCAGAAGGTCGCGTTCGCCGGCCCCTACTACTCCTCCGGCGACGCGATCCTGGTGGCCAAGGACAACACCAGCATCACCAAGGTCGACGACCTGGCGGGCAAGACGGTCTGCACCGAGTCGAGTTCGACAGCGGCCAACGACCTGAAGCAGTACGCGCCCACCGCGAAGGTGATCCTCTTCCAGACCAACGCCGAGTGCCAGCAGGCGGTAGAGCAGGGCCGCGCCGACGCCTACGTGCTTGACCAGGCGCTGCTGCTCGGCGACCAGTACCGCGACCCGAAGGTCAAGGTGGTCGGCCAGCCGTTCACCAGCGAGCCGTACGGGATCGGAGTGCCGCTGGCCTCGCCGGAGATGAAGGCCTTCGTGAACGACTGGTTGAAGCAGATCCAGGCCGACGGCGAGTGGGCCAAGCTGTGGCAGGCGACGATCGGCAGCGTGCTCAGCGGCAGCGCGCCGACCCCGCCGGTGATCGGCTCCGTGCAGGGAAGTTGA
- a CDS encoding amino acid ABC transporter permease translates to MPRQLALPGGLEHTLGPLGHGLLLTLAMTGLAFAGALVLGVLLAVCRISPVPPLRALGTAYVTVFRNIPLLVLLVLFVFGLPDVGLLFSLFATVTLTMALYWAAFVCEVLRAGIRTVPVGQAEAARALGLTAGQNIRHVILPQALRSMVQPLAGVFIGLALSTSLAAAVGVAEMTGQAEFTTLKYDQPLTTFAATTVVYVLITLTSGLVAGQIEKRVAVRR, encoded by the coding sequence GTGCCGAGGCAACTCGCCCTGCCGGGCGGTCTGGAGCACACGCTCGGGCCGCTCGGGCACGGCCTGCTGCTCACCCTCGCCATGACCGGGCTGGCCTTCGCCGGCGCGCTGGTGCTGGGCGTGCTGCTGGCCGTCTGCCGGATCAGCCCGGTGCCGCCGTTGCGCGCGCTGGGCACCGCCTACGTCACGGTGTTCCGCAACATCCCGCTGCTGGTGCTGCTGGTGCTCTTCGTCTTCGGCCTGCCGGACGTGGGCCTGCTCTTCTCGCTCTTCGCCACCGTCACCCTGACCATGGCGCTGTACTGGGCGGCGTTCGTCTGCGAGGTGCTGCGCGCGGGCATCCGCACGGTGCCGGTCGGCCAGGCCGAGGCGGCCCGCGCGCTCGGCCTGACGGCCGGTCAGAACATCCGCCACGTGATCCTGCCGCAGGCGCTGCGCTCGATGGTGCAGCCACTGGCGGGCGTCTTCATCGGCCTGGCGCTGAGCACCTCGCTGGCCGCCGCGGTCGGGGTCGCGGAGATGACCGGGCAGGCCGAGTTCACCACGCTCAAGTACGACCAGCCGCTGACCACGTTCGCCGCCACCACGGTGGTGTACGTGCTGATCACGCTCACCTCCGGGCTGGTCGCCGGTCAGATCGAGAAGAGGGTGGCGGTGCGCCGATGA
- a CDS encoding amino acid ABC transporter permease has product MSEQDRLLFDEPGPRARRRIRIATGATLIVVAGLLALMIRQFAAHGQLDADQWSMYGQWPIIRFLLDAIGRTLLVTVVAAAIAFPLAVPIALLRLGRARLPRALARGYVELFRAVPLLLLLYVFLFALPRAGVTFPVFWQLVLPIVLSNVPVVAEIFRAGVLAQPRGQAEAAYSLGMTYWQAMRFVVVPQAARKLLPALVSQLVRLLKDSSLGYVVSYVELLHQTQVLGEYYHTVLSSYLIGATCYVLINAGLSRLAALLDRRRSDG; this is encoded by the coding sequence ATGAGCGAGCAGGACCGCCTGCTGTTCGACGAGCCCGGCCCCAGGGCCCGGCGCCGGATCAGGATCGCCACCGGGGCCACCCTGATCGTGGTCGCCGGACTGCTGGCTCTGATGATCCGTCAGTTCGCCGCACACGGGCAGCTCGACGCCGACCAGTGGTCGATGTACGGGCAGTGGCCGATCATCCGCTTCCTGCTGGACGCCATCGGCAGGACGCTGCTGGTGACGGTTGTCGCGGCGGCGATCGCCTTCCCTCTGGCCGTGCCGATCGCGCTGCTGCGGCTCGGCCGGGCCCGCCTGCCGCGCGCGCTGGCCCGCGGCTACGTGGAGCTGTTCCGGGCGGTGCCGCTGCTCCTGCTGCTCTACGTCTTCCTCTTCGCGCTGCCCAGGGCCGGGGTGACCTTCCCGGTCTTCTGGCAGCTGGTGCTGCCGATCGTGCTGAGCAACGTGCCGGTGGTCGCGGAGATCTTCCGGGCCGGGGTGCTGGCCCAGCCGCGCGGGCAGGCCGAGGCCGCCTACAGCCTGGGCATGACGTACTGGCAGGCGATGCGCTTCGTGGTGGTGCCACAGGCCGCGCGCAAGCTGCTGCCCGCACTGGTCAGCCAGTTGGTGCGGCTGCTCAAGGACTCCTCGCTGGGCTACGTGGTCAGCTACGTCGAACTGCTGCACCAGACCCAGGTGCTGGGCGAGTACTACCACACCGTGCTCTCCAGCTACTTGATCGGCGCCACCTGCTACGTGCTGATCAACGCCGGGCTGTCCCGGCTGGCCGCCCTGCTCGACCGCCGCCGGTCCGACGGCTAG
- a CDS encoding class II glutamine amidotransferase: MCRLLGVVTPAPIRLADSLADLVEPFTGLSREHRDGWGIAAWRTDGELAVAKEVLAAHASEAFPKALAETVTDAALLHIRMASPGLPTEPRNTHPFSAGAIAFAHNGWFTPVDAVDALIGPELLAAARGDTDSERYFLRVLARLRTEDPVDALARAAADIRAHAGFASLNCLLLTPQALYAYADEDPDSEVSRRRGPDFFRLRYQADAERAVVASSGIGPQPEQAGWSVLPYRQVLEIRRADLRVSTHRVQTG; the protein is encoded by the coding sequence ATGTGCCGCCTGCTCGGCGTGGTCACCCCTGCCCCGATCCGCCTGGCCGACTCGCTCGCCGACCTGGTCGAGCCGTTCACCGGACTCTCCCGGGAGCACCGCGACGGCTGGGGCATCGCCGCCTGGCGCACCGACGGCGAACTGGCCGTGGCCAAGGAGGTGTTGGCCGCGCACGCCAGCGAGGCGTTCCCGAAGGCGCTGGCCGAGACGGTCACCGATGCCGCGCTGCTGCACATCCGGATGGCCAGTCCCGGGCTGCCCACCGAGCCGCGCAACACCCACCCGTTCAGCGCCGGGGCGATCGCCTTCGCCCACAACGGCTGGTTCACCCCGGTCGACGCCGTCGACGCGCTGATCGGCCCGGAACTGCTGGCCGCCGCGCGGGGCGACACCGACTCCGAGCGCTACTTCCTGCGGGTGCTGGCCCGGCTGCGCACCGAGGACCCCGTCGACGCGCTGGCCCGGGCCGCCGCCGACATCCGCGCGCACGCCGGCTTCGCCAGCCTCAACTGCCTGCTGCTCACCCCGCAGGCGCTCTACGCCTACGCCGACGAGGACCCGGACTCCGAGGTGAGCCGCCGCCGCGGCCCCGACTTCTTCCGACTGCGCTACCAGGCGGACGCCGAGCGGGCGGTGGTCGCCTCCAGCGGCATCGGTCCGCAGCCGGAACAGGCCGGCTGGTCGGTGCTCCCCTACCGCCAGGTGCTGGAGATCCGCCGCGCCGACCTGCGGGTCTCCACCCATCGGGTGCAGACCGGCTGA
- a CDS encoding cytochrome P450, whose amino-acid sequence MESALFSPAPAPAGRAPAATAGTGPVDLLAAQLPFDLAGAAFRSDPYPFFERLRSEAGPVHRTASGALVVLGHRECAAALRNPSLGHGAGSARQTTGYGMPARSFLRTDPPHHTDIRRLVSGAFTPQAGLPLRPLITQHLHALLDSAYRRERVDVVTDIAQPLAMGVISHLLGIPADEQDRFQQCSGTVIDGMDPASLVDERQRRQAAQARITLVQHLRLHLRRTEEAGPGAASSVLARLAAPVSPDTGPLPITEAIATAAQLLAAGYETTVALISNGLHALLTHPRQLGHLTATGPDEQAMQQAVEELLRYEPPVQLTLRVALAPTTVGGQHVPEGTVTLLALGAANRDPDVYDRPHDLDVTRDTQHLSFGLGPHFCLGAPLARLEARLALDALLRCRPILVEEEVSYVKSVFTRSVQHLRVRLTGPPSP is encoded by the coding sequence ATGGAGAGCGCGCTTTTCTCGCCCGCCCCCGCCCCCGCCGGTCGCGCTCCCGCGGCGACAGCCGGCACCGGGCCGGTGGACCTGCTCGCCGCCCAACTGCCTTTCGACCTCGCCGGTGCGGCCTTCCGCAGCGATCCCTACCCCTTCTTCGAGCGGTTGCGAAGCGAAGCCGGACCCGTCCACCGCACGGCCTCCGGAGCCCTGGTCGTCCTGGGGCATCGCGAATGCGCCGCCGCCCTGCGCAACCCCTCGCTCGGGCACGGTGCCGGCTCGGCACGGCAGACCACCGGCTACGGGATGCCGGCGCGCTCCTTCCTGCGTACGGACCCACCCCACCACACAGACATCAGGCGCCTCGTCAGCGGCGCCTTCACCCCGCAGGCCGGCCTACCGCTGCGACCGCTGATCACCCAGCACCTGCACGCGCTGCTCGACTCGGCCTACCGGCGTGAGCGAGTGGACGTCGTCACCGACATCGCCCAACCACTGGCCATGGGGGTCATCAGTCACCTGCTGGGCATCCCCGCCGACGAGCAGGACAGGTTCCAACAGTGCTCGGGCACGGTCATCGACGGAATGGACCCCGCCAGCCTGGTCGATGAGCGGCAGCGGCGCCAGGCCGCACAGGCCCGCATCACCCTGGTGCAACACCTGCGCCTGCACCTGCGCCGAACCGAGGAAGCCGGCCCCGGGGCCGCGTCCAGCGTGCTGGCCAGGCTGGCCGCCCCCGTGTCGCCGGACACCGGCCCCCTTCCCATCACCGAAGCGATCGCCACGGCGGCCCAGTTGTTGGCCGCTGGATACGAGACCACCGTCGCACTGATCAGCAACGGACTGCACGCGCTCCTGACGCACCCCCGCCAGCTCGGCCACCTCACCGCCACGGGCCCCGACGAGCAGGCCATGCAACAGGCCGTGGAGGAACTCCTGCGCTACGAGCCGCCGGTGCAGCTGACCCTCCGCGTCGCTCTGGCCCCCACCACCGTGGGCGGGCAACACGTACCCGAAGGCACCGTCACCCTCCTGGCGCTCGGCGCGGCCAACCGCGACCCCGACGTCTATGACCGCCCCCACGACCTGGACGTCACCCGGGACACCCAGCACCTCTCCTTCGGCCTGGGACCGCACTTCTGCCTGGGCGCACCACTCGCTCGCCTGGAGGCCCGACTCGCGCTGGACGCCCTGCTCCGCTGCCGGCCCATCCTGGTGGAGGAGGAGGTCAGTTACGTCAAGTCGGTCTTCACCCGCAGCGTGCAACATCTCCGCGTGCGCTTGACCGGCCCGCCGTCCCCGTAG
- a CDS encoding acyl carrier protein translates to MTSAPTEPALSRASLIGILEGITMISAAEIDDTVTFESLDLDSLTLAELLVAVEDETGRQIDFGLDFTPATTIGEAHHTLNSALATVRPSAG, encoded by the coding sequence ATGACTTCAGCACCCACGGAGCCGGCCCTCAGCCGGGCAAGCCTGATCGGGATCCTCGAAGGAATCACCATGATCTCCGCGGCGGAGATCGACGACACCGTCACCTTCGAGTCCTTGGATCTGGACTCCCTCACCCTGGCGGAATTGCTGGTCGCCGTCGAGGACGAGACCGGCCGGCAGATCGACTTCGGCCTGGACTTCACTCCGGCCACCACCATCGGTGAGGCCCACCACACCCTGAACTCCGCGCTCGCCACGGTGCGGCCCTCGGCCGGCTAG